One stretch of Lottiidibacillus patelloidae DNA includes these proteins:
- a CDS encoding YfhD family protein, whose protein sequence is MGKKGSKKRDKNSVTLPNTPKSLKNLKGVEEVEFSRELADSEDMEAQARMQAADARAKSREV, encoded by the coding sequence ATGGGTAAAAAAGGCTCTAAAAAACGCGATAAAAATTCCGTTACATTACCTAATACACCGAAAAGCTTAAAGAACTTAAAAGGTGTGGAAGAAGTAGAATTCTCCCGTGAACTTGCAGATTCAGAAGATATGGAAGCACAAGCTCGTATGCAAGCAGCCGATGCTCGTGCTAAATCTAGAGAAGTTTAA
- a CDS encoding GNAT family N-acetyltransferase, with translation MIIRERDLSECQQLFTHMVDPAVFPFVRHKAGSYDEYIFMTKQTMEAEEQGQLISRTIVDEWNQPIGTINLYDIKDNTGFLATWIGKDYFGKGYNQKAKTAFFNELFFEEDIETIYIRIRKENVRSQKATEKMPYVSLVSDSYEPEDTNGLFHLYAIEKDKYLMHTILHSPIRRQLDEIKEA, from the coding sequence ATGATCATTCGCGAACGTGATTTAAGCGAGTGCCAACAATTGTTTACGCATATGGTTGATCCAGCTGTCTTCCCTTTTGTTCGTCACAAAGCAGGATCGTATGATGAATATATCTTTATGACTAAGCAAACGATGGAAGCTGAAGAACAAGGGCAGTTAATTTCAAGAACAATTGTTGACGAATGGAACCAACCTATTGGTACCATTAATTTATATGATATTAAAGATAATACTGGTTTTCTTGCAACATGGATTGGAAAAGATTATTTCGGAAAAGGTTATAATCAAAAAGCAAAAACTGCTTTCTTTAATGAATTATTTTTTGAAGAAGATATCGAAACTATTTATATCCGCATTAGAAAAGAAAATGTACGTTCTCAAAAAGCAACGGAGAAAATGCCATACGTTTCGTTAGTTAGCGATTCTTATGAGCCAGAAGATACAAATGGACTATTTCACCTATATGCGATTGAAAAAGATAAATATTTAATGCACACAATTTTACATTCGCCAATTCGTCGTCAATTAGATGAAATTAAAGAAGCATAA
- a CDS encoding TIGR01777 family oxidoreductase: MRIAISGGTGFIGKALVNDFTRKGHEVYVLSRSTKQSSTPRINFLTWNDDLQCELDGIDVFINLAGESLNSGRWTTKRKNRILKSRIEITHRVYTLLKELVNKPSVYINASAIGYYGTSEAKTFTEADLEHGIDFLAETVVAWEKEAQNVEQLGIRTVYSRFGVVLGTEGGAFPKMIMPYKFMIGGNVGSGKQWLSWIHIDDVVGLLQFAITNKDINGPINATAPNPVRNEMFGKAIAKTTGKPHWLSVPSFALHILLGEMSDLLLKGQKVLPEKALQHGYIFQYADINSALINLLNEEKNNETN; the protein is encoded by the coding sequence TTGCGCATCGCTATATCTGGTGGAACAGGTTTTATTGGTAAAGCATTAGTAAATGATTTTACACGTAAAGGTCATGAAGTATATGTCCTATCACGTTCAACAAAACAATCCTCCACACCTAGAATCAACTTTTTAACTTGGAATGACGACCTACAATGCGAATTAGATGGTATAGATGTGTTTATAAATTTAGCAGGAGAGTCACTTAATAGTGGACGCTGGACGACAAAAAGAAAAAATAGAATCCTAAAGAGCAGAATCGAGATAACTCATCGTGTTTATACCCTTTTAAAAGAACTTGTAAACAAACCATCTGTATATATAAATGCTTCTGCTATCGGTTATTATGGAACTTCTGAAGCAAAAACGTTTACTGAAGCTGATTTAGAACACGGAATTGATTTTTTAGCAGAAACTGTCGTTGCTTGGGAAAAAGAAGCACAAAATGTTGAGCAACTAGGAATCCGGACTGTTTATAGCCGATTTGGTGTTGTCTTAGGAACAGAAGGTGGCGCATTTCCAAAAATGATTATGCCTTATAAGTTTATGATAGGAGGTAATGTTGGCAGCGGAAAACAATGGTTATCTTGGATACATATTGATGATGTTGTTGGTTTGCTGCAATTTGCAATTACTAACAAAGATATTAACGGTCCAATTAATGCCACTGCACCAAACCCAGTTAGAAATGAAATGTTTGGGAAAGCAATTGCAAAAACTACTGGGAAGCCTCATTGGCTTTCTGTCCCTTCATTTGCTCTTCATATTTTATTAGGGGAGATGAGTGACCTTTTACTTAAAGGTCAAAAAGTATTGCCAGAAAAAGCACTTCAACACGGTTATATTTTTCAATATGCCGATATTAATTCAGCTTTAATTAACTTGTTAAATGAGGAGAAGAACAATGAAACAAACTAA
- a CDS encoding amidohydrolase, which translates to MKQTKILIKGATIYPITSDTIEKGDVLVVDGKISEIGNINEQADMEVIDANGQLLFPGFIDAHTHLGLYDEGTGWAGNDANETIEPITPHIRALDGVYPLDPGFKDAVMFGITAVQVMPGSANVIGGTTSVIKTHGKNIEKMIIKETAGLKIALGENPKRIHSGSSNDSITRMGIMGMLREAFYEAKDESAKHPRYSAIKKALNKEIPVRVHAHRADDILTAVRFADEFDLDLRIEHCTEGHLIADELSGRNLQVTVGPTLTRKSKIELKNKTWETYKELTDHGIAVSITTDHPYVPVQYLNVCAALAVRSGMPEQKALEGITINAAKSLKIDDRVGSIEVGKDADLVLWNKHPFDYLASPFMTIIDGKIIYKKS; encoded by the coding sequence ATGAAACAAACTAAAATATTAATTAAAGGTGCAACTATTTATCCTATTACTTCAGACACGATCGAAAAAGGGGATGTATTAGTTGTTGATGGAAAAATTTCCGAAATAGGTAACATTAATGAACAGGCCGATATGGAAGTTATTGACGCTAATGGTCAACTCTTATTTCCTGGCTTTATCGATGCACATACACACCTTGGACTTTATGACGAAGGAACTGGGTGGGCTGGAAACGATGCCAATGAAACCATTGAACCTATTACACCACATATTCGAGCTTTAGATGGTGTCTATCCATTAGATCCAGGATTTAAAGATGCTGTTATGTTTGGAATAACAGCAGTCCAAGTTATGCCTGGAAGTGCCAATGTAATCGGTGGAACTACTTCCGTTATTAAAACACATGGAAAAAACATCGAGAAAATGATTATTAAAGAGACTGCTGGATTAAAAATTGCCTTAGGGGAAAACCCAAAACGTATTCATAGCGGCTCATCAAACGACTCGATAACTCGAATGGGTATTATGGGTATGCTTCGCGAAGCTTTTTATGAAGCAAAAGATGAAAGTGCAAAACACCCTAGGTATTCAGCAATTAAAAAAGCATTAAACAAAGAAATTCCAGTCAGAGTTCACGCTCATCGTGCTGATGATATTTTAACAGCTGTTCGCTTTGCCGATGAGTTTGATTTAGATTTACGAATTGAACATTGTACGGAAGGTCATTTAATTGCAGATGAGCTATCAGGTAGAAACTTGCAAGTAACTGTTGGCCCAACATTAACTAGAAAATCAAAGATTGAATTGAAAAATAAAACGTGGGAAACATATAAGGAATTAACAGACCATGGAATTGCTGTTTCCATTACTACAGATCATCCGTATGTTCCAGTGCAATATTTAAACGTCTGTGCTGCATTAGCTGTTCGTTCTGGAATGCCTGAACAAAAAGCATTAGAAGGTATAACGATTAACGCTGCTAAATCGTTAAAAATAGACGATCGCGTCGGAAGTATTGAAGTTGGAAAAGATGCTGATTTAGTACTTTGGAACAAGCATCCTTTTGATTATTTAGCATCACCTTTCATGACAATAATAGATGGAAAAATTATATATAAAAAAAGTTAA
- a CDS encoding YfhE family protein — MEKSKARKARDAKRTLNSMQEVTYSKEFRRADRAAGYKRMP; from the coding sequence ATGGAAAAAAGCAAAGCTCGTAAAGCAAGAGATGCGAAAAGAACATTAAATAGTATGCAGGAAGTTACGTACTCTAAAGAGTTTCGTCGCGCCGATCGTGCAGCCGGCTATAAAAGAATGCCATAA
- a CDS encoding TetR/AcrR family transcriptional regulator, giving the protein MSSKKNDIICKVAEIIHSNGYANTKLSDILKETGIGKGQFYHYFQSKQDLSLAVIDYLISEMEKALFTNVLDKDFPPKEKLNLMLDEIYKMQEIGEGKNGCPIGNLAVEISEEEAMFRDKVASFFDLWEKKVQEVLDNMYRNGELRMKIDTKKQARSIIAMIEGAILRVKNSHDIQVFRDTIDVIKFQYRLLENGEINEKNTIHLL; this is encoded by the coding sequence TTGAGTTCGAAAAAGAATGACATTATATGTAAAGTTGCTGAAATAATACATTCTAATGGATATGCTAATACAAAGTTAAGTGACATATTAAAAGAAACTGGAATAGGTAAAGGTCAATTTTATCACTACTTTCAGTCAAAACAAGACCTTTCGTTAGCTGTAATAGATTATCTCATCTCAGAGATGGAGAAGGCTTTGTTTACTAATGTTTTAGATAAAGATTTTCCTCCAAAAGAAAAACTAAATTTAATGTTAGATGAAATATACAAAATGCAAGAAATTGGTGAGGGGAAAAACGGCTGTCCTATAGGTAATTTAGCTGTAGAAATTAGCGAAGAAGAAGCGATGTTCAGAGATAAAGTAGCTAGTTTTTTTGACCTTTGGGAAAAGAAAGTTCAGGAAGTTTTAGATAATATGTATCGAAATGGCGAGCTAAGAATGAAAATAGACACGAAAAAGCAAGCAAGGTCAATCATAGCAATGATTGAAGGAGCTATTTTACGAGTAAAGAACAGTCATGACATACAAGTATTTCGTGATACGATAGATGTCATAAAATTTCAGTATCGTTTGTTAGAAAACGGAGAAATTAATGAGAAGAATACAATTCACTTGCTGTAA